A genomic region of Streptosporangium lutulentum contains the following coding sequences:
- a CDS encoding sigma-70 family RNA polymerase sigma factor: MAETLTGEGSRLEPFRAELTGYCYRLLGSGFEAEDAVQETLLRAWRSFDRYDEQRASLRTWLYSIATNICLDMLRSTQRRALAMDLSRAADAGPSVGEPVPERVWIQPVPDGLVLPMDGDPEEVAVRRETIRLAFVAALQHLPPRQRVVLILRDVLRWKAGEVATLLETTVASVTSALQRARSTLKAVDVMPGEPFRPSDPAQRELLTRYCAAFERHDITALVALLHEDATMSMPPFAWWLRGRDRIRQALLDPDASCAGARLVPVAANGSPAFWQTRPGPDGVHAPFGLVFLDVFEGLVRGITTYLDADRLIPLFGAPADSPRTPHPFPSHR; the protein is encoded by the coding sequence ATGGCGGAGACCCTGACCGGCGAAGGCTCCCGGCTGGAGCCGTTCCGGGCCGAACTGACCGGTTACTGCTACCGGTTGCTCGGCTCCGGTTTCGAGGCCGAAGACGCGGTGCAGGAAACGCTGCTGCGGGCCTGGCGGTCGTTCGACCGTTACGACGAGCAGCGGGCGTCGCTGCGTACGTGGCTCTACAGCATCGCCACCAACATCTGCCTCGACATGCTGCGCAGCACGCAACGCCGGGCCCTGGCCATGGATCTCAGCCGGGCGGCGGACGCCGGACCGAGCGTCGGGGAGCCGGTGCCGGAGCGGGTCTGGATCCAGCCGGTCCCCGACGGTCTCGTGCTGCCGATGGACGGCGATCCGGAGGAGGTGGCCGTGCGGCGTGAGACGATCCGCCTGGCGTTCGTCGCCGCGCTGCAGCACCTGCCGCCCCGGCAGAGGGTGGTGCTGATCCTGCGCGACGTGTTGCGATGGAAGGCCGGGGAGGTCGCGACCCTCCTGGAGACCACCGTCGCGTCGGTGACCAGCGCGTTGCAGCGGGCGAGGTCGACGCTCAAAGCGGTCGACGTCATGCCCGGCGAGCCGTTCCGGCCGTCCGACCCCGCCCAGCGCGAACTGCTCACCCGCTACTGCGCCGCGTTCGAGCGTCACGACATCACCGCGCTCGTCGCCCTGCTGCACGAGGACGCGACGATGTCGATGCCCCCCTTCGCCTGGTGGCTTCGCGGTCGCGACCGGATCAGGCAGGCGTTGCTGGATCCGGACGCGTCCTGTGCGGGCGCGCGCCTCGTCCCGGTCGCGGCGAACGGCTCGCCGGCGTTCTGGCAGACCAGACCCGGTCCGGACGGGGTCCACGCCCCCTTCGGGCTGGTCTTCCTCGACGTGTTCGAGGGGCTGGTCCGTGGCATCACCACCTACCTGGACGCCGACCGGCTGATCCCGCTGTTCGGCGCTCCGGCTGACTCCCCCCGGACACCGCACCCGTTTCCCTCACACCGATGA
- a CDS encoding IclR family transcriptional regulator, translating into MSSRSDEAGTASVLVLHKIRQILECFAVERPELTLQQITRATGLPSSTCQRLVNSLLREGFLDRHEDTYRIGLALVRWAAPGTFGLDLVRLTRPVLRRLRDQTGESACLHVRDGPFRTVVGLAETRHVIMRMFMVGMVMPLHAGSAGKIFMAFDPMARRAAVSHGLIRHTSHTVVDIDELDRQLEEIRESGYSATFEERDIGAASISAPVFGATGELVAVLGIVAPTQRLTPADTSRLAPAVMEAAEEGSRRLGYRPDLRLASHDPVTDR; encoded by the coding sequence ATGAGCAGCAGGAGCGACGAAGCGGGCACGGCGTCGGTGCTGGTTCTCCACAAGATCCGCCAGATCCTGGAGTGCTTCGCCGTCGAGCGGCCCGAGCTGACTCTTCAGCAGATCACCCGGGCCACGGGCCTGCCCTCCAGCACCTGCCAGCGGCTGGTGAACAGCCTGCTGCGGGAGGGATTCCTGGACCGCCACGAGGACACCTACCGCATCGGTCTCGCTCTGGTGCGGTGGGCGGCTCCCGGAACCTTCGGCCTGGACCTCGTGCGGCTCACCCGTCCGGTGCTCCGGCGACTGCGTGATCAGACGGGAGAATCGGCCTGTCTGCACGTGCGGGACGGTCCCTTCCGTACGGTGGTGGGCCTGGCCGAGACCCGCCACGTGATCATGCGGATGTTCATGGTGGGCATGGTGATGCCCCTGCACGCGGGGTCGGCCGGCAAGATCTTCATGGCCTTCGATCCGATGGCGCGCCGTGCGGCGGTCAGCCACGGTCTCATCCGGCACACGTCCCACACCGTCGTCGACATCGACGAGTTGGACCGGCAACTGGAGGAGATCCGCGAAAGCGGCTATTCGGCGACGTTCGAAGAACGTGACATCGGCGCGGCCTCGATCAGCGCGCCCGTCTTCGGGGCCACCGGTGAGCTTGTGGCGGTCCTGGGCATCGTCGCTCCGACGCAACGGCTGACTCCCGCCGACACGAGCCGGCTCGCGCCCGCGGTCATGGAGGCGGCCGAAGAGGGATCCCGCCGCCTCGGGTACCGTCCCGACCTCCGCCTGGCCTCCCACGACCCGGTCACCGACCGGTAA
- a CDS encoding hydroxymethylglutaryl-CoA lyase, with protein sequence MSDVAKTVDQALITEVLLRDGFQIEPTIISTDDKIRLADGLVDAGLTSLEIGSFVHPERVPQMADTDRLVRELRPGEPVALHTLVFNERGARRAVAAGARHVRLVVSASDGHSQANAGVSTQAALARLRPAAELLTQARVGIEATVATAFVCPFDGETSPDTVVNVARELTGFGIEVLHLADTIGAASPRHIRRTVSAVRSALPGLPLGLHLHNTYGMASANAWEALLLGIRRFDASLGGVGGCPFAPGAAGNIATDDLVNLFHHVGVATGIDTGKLVALRNDLRSLLGRRLDSALSAVPAAPVALLCTTTSN encoded by the coding sequence GTGAGTGACGTGGCGAAGACGGTCGATCAGGCCCTGATCACCGAGGTTCTGCTCCGTGACGGCTTTCAGATAGAGCCGACGATCATCTCGACCGACGACAAGATCCGGCTGGCCGACGGGCTGGTGGACGCCGGGCTGACCTCACTGGAGATCGGCTCGTTCGTGCACCCGGAAAGGGTGCCGCAGATGGCGGACACCGATCGGCTGGTCCGCGAGTTGCGGCCCGGAGAGCCGGTGGCGCTGCACACCCTGGTCTTCAACGAGCGGGGAGCGCGCCGTGCGGTGGCGGCCGGAGCCCGTCACGTCCGGCTCGTCGTCTCGGCGAGCGACGGCCACAGCCAGGCCAACGCCGGGGTGTCCACGCAGGCGGCCCTCGCCCGGCTGCGCCCCGCCGCGGAGCTGCTGACACAGGCGCGGGTAGGGATCGAAGCCACCGTCGCCACGGCGTTCGTGTGCCCTTTCGACGGCGAGACCAGCCCCGACACGGTGGTGAACGTGGCCCGGGAGCTGACCGGGTTCGGCATCGAGGTGCTCCACCTCGCCGACACGATCGGCGCGGCCAGTCCCCGGCACATCCGACGAACGGTCTCCGCCGTGCGCTCGGCGCTTCCGGGGCTGCCCCTCGGGTTGCACCTGCACAACACCTACGGAATGGCCTCGGCGAACGCCTGGGAGGCGCTCCTGCTGGGCATCCGCCGCTTCGACGCCTCGCTGGGCGGAGTCGGCGGCTGCCCGTTCGCCCCCGGCGCGGCCGGGAACATCGCCACCGACGATCTGGTCAACCTTTTCCATCACGTGGGGGTCGCCACCGGGATCGACACCGGGAAACTCGTCGCTCTCCGGAACGACCTGCGGTCGCTGCTGGGCCGCAGGCTCGACTCCGCTCTCTCCGCCGTGCCGGCCGCGCCGGTAGCCTTGCTGTGTACGACCACCTCGAATTGA
- a CDS encoding CaiB/BaiF CoA transferase family protein has translation MTEQSPNGREASGPLSGLRVLELGNFIAAPSAGRLMADFGADVVKVERPPGGDELRRWRLHEGETSLLFRVMNRNKRSVTLDLKRSEGRTVALDLIRRSDVVLENFRPGTLERWGLGIERMREVNPGVILVRISGYGQSGPYRDRPGFGGVAEAVGGLRNLTGYPDRPPTRVGISLADSVSGLYAVIGALAALHRRDVTGQGEVVDVALYETIYSLMESLTPDYSAFQIEPERTGGSLPGIAPSNTYLCGDGRHVVISGNGDSIFKRLMRVIGRPELAEDVRLADNAGRVRHAGRLDAAVSAWTLQLPHEEVLRRLEEGQIPSTPIFTAADIAKDPHYAARGMLERHRVTIAAGQDREVVFPGVVPRFTREPGRVRWLGPELGEHTDEVLAEVGTDEAHRGKLRNLGVI, from the coding sequence ATGACCGAACAGAGTCCGAACGGACGGGAAGCCTCTGGGCCGCTGAGCGGTCTGCGGGTGCTTGAGCTGGGCAACTTCATCGCCGCGCCCTCGGCCGGCCGCCTCATGGCGGACTTCGGAGCGGATGTCGTCAAGGTGGAACGCCCTCCCGGTGGAGACGAGCTGCGCCGGTGGCGGCTCCACGAAGGTGAGACCTCCCTGCTGTTCCGCGTGATGAACCGCAACAAGCGGTCCGTCACGCTGGACCTGAAACGCTCCGAGGGCCGTACGGTCGCCCTCGACCTGATCCGCCGTTCGGATGTGGTGCTGGAGAACTTCCGGCCCGGCACCCTCGAACGCTGGGGGCTCGGGATCGAGCGGATGCGCGAGGTGAACCCGGGCGTGATCCTGGTCCGCATCTCGGGATACGGACAGTCCGGTCCATACCGCGACCGCCCGGGCTTCGGCGGCGTGGCGGAGGCCGTCGGCGGGCTCAGAAACCTCACCGGCTATCCCGATCGGCCCCCCACCCGGGTCGGCATCAGTCTCGCCGACTCCGTATCCGGCCTGTACGCCGTCATCGGAGCCCTCGCCGCCCTGCACCGCCGTGACGTCACGGGACAGGGAGAGGTGGTGGACGTCGCCCTGTACGAGACGATCTACTCACTGATGGAGTCGCTGACCCCTGACTACAGCGCCTTCCAGATCGAGCCGGAGCGGACCGGCGGCTCGCTGCCGGGGATCGCGCCGTCCAACACCTACCTGTGCGGCGACGGGCGCCACGTCGTGATCAGCGGCAACGGGGACTCCATCTTCAAACGGCTGATGCGGGTGATCGGCCGTCCCGAACTGGCCGAGGACGTACGGCTCGCCGACAACGCCGGCCGGGTACGGCACGCCGGGCGACTGGACGCCGCCGTTTCGGCCTGGACCCTCCAACTGCCGCACGAGGAGGTGCTGCGGCGGTTGGAGGAGGGTCAGATTCCCTCCACCCCCATCTTCACCGCGGCCGACATCGCCAAGGATCCGCACTACGCGGCTCGCGGCATGCTGGAGCGGCATCGGGTGACCATCGCCGCCGGTCAGGACCGGGAGGTGGTCTTCCCCGGCGTCGTGCCCAGGTTCACCCGGGAACCCGGCCGTGTCCGGTGGCTCGGGCCGGAGCTGGGTGAGCACACCGACGAGGTACTGGCCGAAGTGGGGACGGACGAGGCACACCGCGGGAAACTGCGGAACCTGGGAGTGATCTGA
- a CDS encoding GntP family permease: MSDTAVLAGTAVAIVAIVVLIVRFRVNPVISLVLGSLCLGLMTPLGLGRTIETITKGFGDIMAEVGLLIVFGVLTGAILQEMGAIERLVNRLLHVFGPKRLPYSMSLAIGTLLQSIYLDVLLVISAPLARSAARRIGPLGTPRMAAAMAIGLECGIVLMVPGVGTLALAALLHVPLGTMLLWGLVLIIPTVVISVSIMTFLFRRGFWNSATDEVAAVAEEATAETLTTVPATQGAGTVTQTAGTTAQAAGAVTQTTGTAVQGAGTVTRAVEAATQAAGTACRASAWPGAAPVSGPDVTEGRDSDDTAGGEASGPGLLVCFAPLLVALLMIAVGAVTEAVGDKSAVLKFISNPVFAMLIGLIGTLIVGRVVVGGKRVETAIAHGFRESGQILALTAVGGSLAAVVAAGGLGDILRGYFTAHTFLPLLLVWLVAAALHIAVGSVTISAITAAGILAPVAPALGLDPVLIALAAGTGSLFAVHVTSNTFWLLQSLLGQTTRGTLKTCTLAVSVASIVGILLLLPLSLLF; the protein is encoded by the coding sequence ATGTCAGATACCGCAGTCCTTGCCGGCACCGCGGTGGCGATCGTCGCCATCGTGGTGCTGATCGTTCGTTTCCGCGTGAACCCGGTGATCTCGCTGGTGCTCGGTTCGCTCTGCCTGGGACTGATGACCCCCCTCGGCCTGGGCAGGACCATCGAGACGATCACCAAGGGCTTCGGCGACATCATGGCCGAGGTCGGGCTTCTGATCGTCTTCGGCGTGCTGACGGGCGCGATACTGCAGGAGATGGGCGCCATCGAGCGGCTGGTCAACCGGCTGCTTCACGTCTTCGGCCCCAAACGGCTGCCGTACTCGATGTCGCTGGCCATCGGCACGCTGCTGCAGTCGATCTACCTGGACGTGCTGCTGGTGATCTCGGCCCCGTTGGCCAGATCCGCCGCGCGCCGGATCGGCCCGCTGGGCACGCCCCGGATGGCCGCCGCCATGGCCATCGGGCTCGAATGCGGCATCGTCCTCATGGTGCCGGGTGTCGGCACGCTGGCCCTGGCGGCGCTGCTGCACGTCCCGCTGGGCACGATGCTGCTCTGGGGGCTGGTACTGATCATCCCGACCGTCGTCATCTCGGTTTCGATCATGACCTTCCTGTTCCGCCGGGGATTCTGGAACAGCGCCACCGACGAGGTCGCCGCCGTCGCCGAGGAGGCCACGGCGGAGACCCTGACCACCGTGCCGGCCACCCAGGGCGCGGGAACGGTCACCCAGACCGCGGGGACGACTGCCCAGGCCGCGGGGGCGGTCACGCAGACCACGGGGACGGCTGTCCAGGGCGCGGGGACGGTCACGCGGGCTGTGGAGGCGGCCACGCAGGCCGCGGGGACGGCGTGCCGGGCGTCCGCATGGCCGGGTGCCGCGCCGGTGAGCGGCCCGGACGTCACCGAAGGACGCGACTCCGACGACACGGCAGGCGGCGAGGCGAGTGGCCCCGGCCTGCTCGTGTGCTTCGCCCCGCTCCTCGTCGCGTTGCTGATGATCGCCGTCGGCGCCGTCACCGAGGCCGTGGGCGACAAGAGCGCGGTGCTGAAGTTTATCTCGAACCCGGTGTTCGCCATGCTGATCGGGCTCATCGGCACCTTGATCGTCGGCCGCGTCGTCGTGGGCGGGAAGCGGGTGGAGACAGCCATCGCCCACGGTTTCAGGGAGAGCGGTCAGATCCTCGCCCTGACCGCGGTCGGCGGCTCCCTGGCGGCGGTGGTCGCGGCCGGCGGCCTGGGCGACATCCTCCGCGGATACTTCACCGCCCACACCTTCCTGCCGCTGCTGCTGGTCTGGCTGGTCGCCGCGGCCCTGCACATAGCGGTCGGCTCGGTCACCATCTCGGCCATCACGGCGGCAGGCATCCTCGCCCCGGTCGCGCCCGCGCTCGGCCTCGACCCGGTGCTGATCGCACTCGCCGCGGGGACCGGCTCGCTGTTCGCCGTCCACGTCACCAGCAACACCTTCTGGCTGCTGCAGTCACTGCTGGGCCAGACCACCCGTGGCACGCTCAAGACCTGCACCCTCGCCGTTTCCGTGGCCTCGATCGTGGGCATCCTCCTGCTCCTGCCGCTCAGCCTGCTGTTCTGA
- a CDS encoding ExeM/NucH family extracellular endonuclease: MTLSTAGVACSSYAIPASADSTGTGLVISEAYVNGGSSGASYLNKFVELYNPTPNAISLTGDTLQYRAPTSTGVPGGSQVFALSGTVAGHGHLLIQLPGNNASTNPGAPLPTPDLSTGGSVNPGAGGGTLFIAASTSGVLPTDSTVIDKIGWGTSNSPEANAPTGNSLILSYQRDAAGADTDDNAADFHVAAPTPQNAASDAGNPGDGTGTITITDPGSQSATSGTAITPLTLRASGGTAPYTWTATGLPAGLTLSSDGTVSGTPTSAGTASVTVTATDSTGATGSATFRFQVAGDGSTIVPIASIQGTNTDTSPYKGQTVTTEGVVTAVYATGGFNGFFLETGGAGKHDKTPGASDAVFVFGAGSAGQVSIGESVRVTGEVTEYQGETEIQSPTVTKLAKALPAVVSGQIPWSDLTTDAAKEAHEGELIAPQGTFTVSDNYDANYYGSFTLAAGEKPLRQPTDAGTAGSAAAKAAAADNAARMVTLDDGSSANYSTSASRDIPLPWLTTTNPVTVGSKVTFHEPVILEYRFSLWNFQPRQQVTDNGAKVATFSDLRTGNQQPASVGGGVRLATFNVENYFPMTGEDYVAKGLGKCTYYTDRQGNRIAVNTCTGTDGGSGPRGAADQANFARQQSKIVTGINRLGASVVSLEEIENSVKFGEPRDTALAGLVDALNAAAGSKVWAYAPSPSADKLPPLSQQDVIRTAFIYKPADVALVGPSTVLTGSSGPGQPFSIARQPLSQGFKKAGATDKDAFLVVANHLKSKGAGTPLYDGDAEDTSSPDVNQGAFNATRVRQAQAVSAFASQTAAGLGTDRIFLLGDFNAYTHEDPMQVLYTDGYTDLGSAFDPSEATYSFNGLQGSLDHVLANPAAKAMVTGADVWQINAQEAGAYNYSRYNYNATQLFNGTDPFAASDHDPVIVGLNLPATPVTPSAPAWNASKVYNTGDTVTYQGSTWRAMWWTQNQKPGDPNGSWEQIETAADGTAVWTASRVFNTGDVVTYKNKKYKAQWWTRNQVPGQPFGPWQPVD; the protein is encoded by the coding sequence TTGACGCTGTCCACGGCAGGCGTCGCCTGCTCTTCATATGCCATTCCGGCGTCCGCCGACTCGACCGGGACCGGCCTGGTCATCAGCGAAGCGTACGTCAACGGAGGCTCGTCCGGCGCGAGCTACCTTAACAAATTCGTCGAACTCTACAACCCGACGCCGAACGCCATCTCCCTCACCGGCGACACCCTCCAGTACCGCGCGCCCACGAGCACCGGGGTCCCGGGCGGTTCGCAGGTGTTCGCGCTTTCGGGAACGGTCGCAGGCCATGGCCACCTCCTCATCCAGCTGCCGGGCAACAACGCGAGCACCAACCCCGGGGCACCGCTGCCGACACCCGATCTGAGCACCGGCGGGAGCGTCAACCCGGGCGCGGGGGGCGGCACGCTGTTCATCGCGGCCAGCACCTCGGGCGTGCTTCCCACCGACAGCACGGTGATCGACAAGATCGGCTGGGGAACCAGCAACTCTCCGGAGGCGAACGCTCCGACGGGCAACTCGCTGATTCTGAGCTACCAGCGCGACGCGGCCGGCGCGGACACGGATGACAACGCCGCCGACTTCCACGTCGCCGCTCCGACCCCCCAGAACGCTGCCTCCGACGCCGGCAACCCAGGCGACGGCACCGGGACGATCACGATCACGGACCCCGGCTCGCAGAGCGCCACGTCCGGCACGGCGATCACACCGCTCACCCTGCGCGCCTCCGGCGGCACCGCGCCGTACACCTGGACGGCGACCGGGCTGCCCGCCGGGCTGACGCTCTCCTCGGACGGTACCGTCTCGGGCACTCCCACCTCCGCCGGTACGGCGTCGGTGACGGTGACCGCCACCGACTCGACCGGCGCGACCGGCTCGGCGACCTTCAGGTTCCAGGTCGCCGGGGACGGTTCGACCATCGTCCCGATCGCGTCGATCCAGGGCACGAACACCGACACCTCGCCGTACAAGGGGCAGACGGTGACGACCGAGGGTGTCGTGACCGCGGTCTACGCGACCGGCGGCTTCAACGGCTTCTTCCTCGAAACCGGCGGCGCCGGGAAGCACGACAAGACGCCTGGCGCTTCCGACGCGGTGTTCGTCTTCGGCGCGGGATCGGCCGGCCAGGTCTCGATCGGCGAGAGCGTCCGGGTGACCGGCGAGGTCACGGAGTACCAGGGCGAGACCGAGATCCAGTCCCCGACGGTGACCAAGCTCGCCAAGGCGCTGCCGGCCGTCGTCTCGGGCCAGATTCCGTGGTCGGACCTGACGACCGACGCCGCGAAGGAGGCGCACGAGGGTGAGCTGATCGCGCCGCAGGGCACCTTCACGGTGTCGGACAACTACGACGCGAACTACTACGGCTCCTTCACGCTGGCCGCGGGCGAGAAGCCGCTGCGCCAGCCGACCGACGCCGGAACCGCGGGAAGCGCCGCGGCGAAGGCCGCCGCGGCCGACAACGCCGCCCGGATGGTGACGCTCGACGACGGCTCCAGCGCGAACTACAGCACCAGCGCCTCCCGCGACATTCCGCTGCCGTGGCTGACGACGACCAACCCGGTCACGGTGGGCTCGAAGGTGACCTTCCACGAGCCGGTGATCCTCGAATACCGGTTCTCGCTGTGGAACTTCCAGCCGAGGCAGCAGGTCACCGACAACGGTGCGAAGGTCGCCACCTTCAGCGACCTCCGCACCGGCAACCAGCAGCCGGCCTCCGTCGGCGGCGGCGTCCGTCTGGCCACGTTCAACGTCGAGAACTACTTCCCCATGACCGGCGAGGACTACGTCGCCAAGGGACTGGGCAAGTGCACGTACTACACGGACCGGCAGGGCAACCGGATCGCGGTCAACACGTGCACCGGCACGGACGGCGGCTCCGGCCCGCGCGGCGCGGCCGACCAGGCCAACTTCGCCCGCCAGCAGTCGAAGATCGTCACCGGTATCAACCGGCTCGGCGCGAGCGTCGTGTCGCTGGAGGAGATCGAGAACTCGGTCAAGTTCGGTGAGCCGCGCGACACCGCGCTGGCCGGCCTGGTCGACGCGCTCAACGCGGCCGCCGGCTCGAAGGTCTGGGCCTACGCGCCCTCGCCGTCCGCCGACAAGCTGCCGCCGCTGTCCCAGCAGGACGTCATCCGTACCGCCTTCATCTACAAGCCGGCCGACGTCGCCCTGGTCGGACCGTCGACCGTGCTGACCGGCAGCTCCGGCCCCGGCCAGCCGTTCTCGATCGCCCGTCAGCCGCTGTCCCAGGGGTTCAAGAAGGCCGGCGCCACCGACAAGGACGCGTTCCTCGTCGTGGCCAACCACCTGAAGTCGAAGGGCGCCGGCACCCCGCTCTACGACGGCGACGCCGAGGACACCTCGTCCCCGGACGTCAACCAGGGCGCGTTCAACGCGACCCGGGTCCGCCAGGCGCAGGCCGTCTCCGCGTTCGCGTCGCAGACGGCGGCCGGCCTCGGCACCGACCGGATCTTCCTGCTCGGCGACTTCAACGCCTACACGCACGAGGACCCGATGCAGGTCCTGTACACCGACGGCTACACCGACCTGGGCAGCGCGTTCGACCCGTCGGAGGCGACGTACTCCTTCAACGGCCTGCAGGGCTCGCTCGACCACGTGCTGGCCAACCCCGCCGCGAAGGCGATGGTGACCGGCGCGGACGTGTGGCAGATCAACGCGCAGGAGGCCGGGGCCTACAACTACAGCCGCTACAACTACAACGCCACCCAGCTGTTCAACGGCACCGACCCGTTCGCGGCCTCCGACCACGACCCGGTCATCGTCGGGCTGAACCTTCCGGCCACGCCGGTCACGCCCAGCGCGCCGGCCTGGAACGCCTCGAAGGTGTACAACACCGGTGACACGGTGACCTACCAGGGCTCGACCTGGCGGGCCATGTGGTGGACGCAGAACCAGAAGCCGGGCGACCCCAACGGCTCATGGGAGCAGATCGAGACCGCGGCCGACGGCACCGCCGTCTGGACCGCTTCCCGGGTCTTCAACACCGGCGACGTCGTCACGTACAAGAACAAGAAGTACAAGGCACAGTGGTGGACCCGTAACCAGGTCCCCGGCCAGCCCTTCGGCCCCTGGCAGCCCGTCGACTGA